One genomic segment of Oscillatoria salina IIICB1 includes these proteins:
- a CDS encoding inorganic phosphate transporter: protein MSSSFLQLGLTALLAFYVAWNLGANDVANSMGTSVGSKALTLRQAIIVAGVLEFSGAVIFGQNVSATLATEIVEPELFANTPKLLLLGMIAVLLAAGLWLQIATSFGLPVASSHAVVGAIAGFSWVAAGFNSVDWSNIGSITSAWLITPLISGAIAALFYSQIQRWILNQPDPLAQLQEWIPWLSAILLSVFGVIVLPTIFATPFFNSFALPNHDFSIAVGAIATVSLTIASWRGLEAIKSRGNDSEAKKEQLQAVEKQLGRFQVISACFVAFAHGSNDVGNAIAPLAAIAYILRTGTVPIVNFVVPLWILILGGAGIVAGLAAFGKNVITTVGEEIITLQPSSGFCAEIATATTVLVASRLGLPVSTSQALVGGVVGIGLFEQSQKIKFQTVRAVVLAWVITLPATAILSAIGFTVLRSLFY from the coding sequence ATGTCATCTTCTTTTCTCCAACTTGGGCTGACGGCACTGTTAGCATTTTATGTCGCTTGGAATCTCGGAGCGAATGATGTTGCTAACTCAATGGGAACTTCGGTTGGTTCTAAAGCTTTGACGCTGCGGCAGGCGATAATTGTTGCTGGAGTGTTAGAGTTTTCTGGGGCGGTTATTTTTGGTCAAAATGTTTCTGCGACTTTAGCGACGGAAATTGTCGAACCGGAACTTTTTGCTAATACTCCGAAACTGTTATTATTGGGAATGATTGCTGTTTTGTTAGCTGCGGGTTTGTGGTTACAAATTGCGACGAGTTTCGGTTTACCAGTAGCATCATCTCATGCAGTGGTGGGCGCGATCGCCGGATTTAGTTGGGTAGCGGCTGGCTTTAATTCGGTAGACTGGAGCAATATTGGCAGTATTACCTCGGCTTGGCTGATTACTCCATTGATCAGTGGCGCGATCGCTGCTTTATTTTACAGCCAAATTCAACGTTGGATTCTCAATCAACCCGATCCTCTCGCTCAGTTACAGGAATGGATTCCTTGGCTGAGTGCTATACTTCTCAGTGTCTTCGGCGTAATTGTCTTACCAACAATTTTCGCTACACCCTTTTTCAACTCCTTTGCGCTACCAAATCACGACTTTTCTATCGCAGTAGGTGCTATCGCTACTGTAAGTCTTACCATTGCTAGCTGGCGCGGGCTAGAAGCAATCAAAAGCCGAGGAAATGATTCCGAAGCCAAGAAAGAACAATTACAGGCTGTAGAGAAGCAATTAGGAAGATTCCAGGTTATCAGTGCTTGCTTCGTCGCCTTCGCCCACGGTTCCAACGATGTCGGTAACGCGATCGCCCCCCTCGCCGCGATCGCCTATATTCTCCGCACGGGTACAGTACCCATCGTAAATTTTGTCGTCCCCCTGTGGATTTTAATTCTCGGCGGTGCAGGAATCGTCGCTGGATTGGCAGCCTTTGGTAAAAACGTCATTACCACCGTCGGCGAAGAAATCATTACCCTGCAACCCAGTAGCGGCTTTTGCGCCGAAATCGCCACCGCTACGACAGTTTTAGTCGCCTCTCGCTTAGGCTTACCAGTTTCCACCTCCCAAGCTTTAGTGGGCGGTGTAGTGGGGATTGGCTTATTTGAGCAAAGCCAAAAAATCAAATTCCAAACCGTCCGAGCGGTAGTTCTCGCCTGGGTAATAACCTTACCAGCCACAGCTATTTTAAGCGCGATTGGCTTTACCGTACTGCGATCGCTGTTTTACTAG
- the cobO gene encoding cob(I)yrinic acid a,c-diamide adenosyltransferase produces the protein MTIETSEQYKRKMQRRKEVQQQRVAERSVEKGLIIVHTGNGKGKTTAALGMVMRSLGHGFRVAIVQFIKGAWEPAEKAVLSQWKEQLVFHAMGEGFTWETQDRERDTQKAIEAWSTALEYICNPDFKLILLDEINVALKHNYLDVQTVLAGLEEKPTDTHVILTGRGAPSELIAQADLVTEMTLVKHPFREQGVKAQPGIEF, from the coding sequence ATGACTATAGAGACTTCAGAACAATATAAGCGCAAGATGCAGCGACGCAAGGAAGTACAACAGCAGCGCGTAGCGGAACGCTCTGTTGAAAAGGGTTTGATTATCGTTCACACTGGTAATGGTAAGGGAAAAACTACTGCTGCGTTGGGTATGGTAATGCGTTCCCTCGGTCACGGTTTCCGAGTGGCGATCGTCCAATTTATTAAAGGTGCTTGGGAACCCGCAGAAAAAGCTGTCCTCTCTCAGTGGAAAGAACAACTCGTTTTTCACGCGATGGGAGAAGGCTTTACTTGGGAAACTCAAGACCGCGAACGAGATACCCAAAAAGCAATTGAAGCCTGGTCAACGGCGTTAGAATATATCTGCAATCCAGACTTCAAATTGATCCTTTTAGATGAGATTAATGTTGCTCTCAAACACAATTACCTTGATGTGCAAACTGTTCTCGCTGGACTAGAAGAAAAACCCACTGATACTCACGTTATTCTTACTGGTAGAGGCGCACCTTCAGAATTAATTGCTCAAGCGGATTTGGTTACTGAAATGACTTTAGTAAAACATCCTTTTCGCGAACAAGGAGTAAAAGCACAACCGGGTATTGAGTTTTAA
- a CDS encoding DUF1822 family protein, translating into MNNAETPFFIPLKISQESRHYAQQFAREQVTSEKSQEVFYNTLAVCAVYSFLEWMELPSNLNQSESWNSVVRRFHNVADLVISGIGKIECRPVLSEQKHFSLPPEVTEDRIGCVLVKFEPDLEQVKLLGFIPATAAKTLPEQIKIEDLQPLEDLTEYLDELQVKQNIVFAQSTINLSKWLANDFGEIIKAGWQTVQELLDLEEADLVPVTRFRSRGIPQNPVIRCKQINLGRQSANEAAILIVFVWEQDSENKGIRLQLRPSKGQMRLPTNLLFSLLDESGNLVEDTAGKPVEFKAKTNEPRFDIWFPAKLGEGFLVKLALNNTTFTESFSI; encoded by the coding sequence ATGAATAACGCGGAAACTCCTTTTTTTATCCCACTCAAAATTAGTCAAGAATCTCGTCACTATGCCCAGCAATTTGCTCGCGAACAAGTAACCTCAGAAAAGTCCCAAGAAGTATTTTATAACACCTTGGCTGTCTGTGCTGTTTATAGTTTTTTAGAATGGATGGAATTACCCTCAAATCTTAACCAGAGTGAAAGTTGGAATTCTGTAGTCAGACGCTTTCATAATGTAGCTGATTTAGTGATATCAGGTATTGGTAAAATTGAGTGTCGTCCGGTGCTATCTGAGCAAAAACATTTTTCTTTACCACCAGAGGTGACAGAAGACAGAATCGGCTGTGTATTAGTTAAATTTGAGCCAGATTTAGAGCAAGTAAAACTATTAGGATTCATTCCCGCTACTGCTGCTAAAACTTTGCCAGAACAAATAAAAATTGAAGATTTACAACCTCTAGAAGATTTAACAGAATATTTGGATGAGTTGCAAGTAAAGCAAAATATTGTCTTTGCTCAATCAACAATAAACTTGAGTAAATGGCTAGCAAATGACTTTGGAGAAATAATTAAAGCAGGTTGGCAAACTGTACAAGAACTTTTAGATCTTGAAGAAGCAGATTTAGTTCCAGTTACTCGTTTTCGTAGTAGAGGAATTCCTCAAAATCCAGTTATTCGCTGCAAACAAATTAACTTAGGAAGACAATCAGCGAATGAGGCTGCGATCTTAATTGTTTTTGTTTGGGAACAAGACTCAGAAAACAAAGGTATACGTCTACAGTTACGTCCTTCAAAAGGACAAATGCGTTTACCCACTAATTTATTATTTAGTTTACTTGATGAATCAGGAAATCTTGTAGAAGATACAGCAGGAAAACCTGTGGAATTTAAAGCTAAAACTAACGAACCTCGCTTTGACATTTGGTTTCCTGCTAAATTAGGTGAAGGTTTTCTGGTAAAACTTGCTTTGAATAATACTACTTTTACAGAAAGTTTTTCGATTTAA